The following are from one region of the Dermacentor albipictus isolate Rhodes 1998 colony chromosome 5, USDA_Dalb.pri_finalv2, whole genome shotgun sequence genome:
- the LOC139060392 gene encoding putative nuclease HARBI1 has protein sequence MAQSAMSSTIHEVTEAIISVSARRKLVDFPFAPSAKDEAKAAFVRRGAIPGVLACVDGTEGLSPADTASFMSRKGYYALNVMVVCNAELRILVVDPRFPGSCHDSWVWQHNPLRARLAAQLQPSEYLLGNSGYPLEPWLLVPVPGSHAGTTSEGHYNQEHASMRNVVERCIGVLKSKFRCLQRFRTLLYSPDRAARIIYACVALHNIALDAGDWT, from the exons ATGGCACAGTCGGCCATGAGCAGCACCATTCACGAGGTGACGGAGGCCATCATTTCCGTGTCTGCCCGGAGAAAGTTGGTGGACTTTCCCTTCGCACCGTCTGCCAAGGATGAGGCTAAGGCGGCGTTCGTGCGACGCGGCGCCATCCCAGGTGTGCTAGCGTGCGTCGACGGCACAGAGGGACTCAGCCCGGCCGACACGGCGAGCTTCATGTCGAGAAAGGGTTATTACGCCCTAAACGTCATGGTC GTTTGCAACGCGGAACTTCGCATTCTTGTTGTGGACCCCCGGTTCCCTGGTTCGTGCCATGACTCTTGGGTGTGGCAGCATAACCCACTGCGTGCACGCCTAGCCGCACAACTGCAGCCTAGCGAGTATCTGCTTG GAAACTCAGGATATCCTCTCGAGCCATGGCTGCTTGTTCCAGTACCTGGCAGCCATGCCGGCACCACCTCTGAAGGCCACTACAACCAGGAGCACGCATCCATGCGCAATGTTGTGGAGAGATGTATCGGGGTGTTGAAAAGCAAGTTCCGCTGCTTGCAGCGCTTTCGGACACTGCTATACAGCCCCGACAGAGCAGCGCGAATCATTTATGCATGCGTTGCTCTCCATAACATTGCCTTGGACGCGGGCGACTGGACATAG